CGCGCGCCACCGGGGACGAGCGCGGGCCGTTGTCGTCCTCGGGGTCGGCGGGTGGAAGCGGGGCGGGCTGCACGGGAGAAGACTGCGCCGCCGCGGCGGGCGCCAGCGGCGCGGGCGGCTGCACGCCGTCTTGCCGTGCATCGCCTCCCTGCGCGCCGCCTTCGTGCGCGTCGCTCATCGGGATTGCAGGTTCAGCGCGCCGAGCCAGCCCACCATGTCGGCCGCGACCGCGTCGGTGCTGGCGGCCAGCGCGCGCGCGCCGCCGGCGGCATCCGCGCTGGGCGCGGGCGTGCTGCGCACGAAGCGCTTCTGGTCGACCAGGGTATGGCCCTTGAACAGGGAGGCGCGCACCGCCACCACGCCGGCGCTCTGGCTCACGCCGCTGAAATCGTGGACGAAATCGTCGACGTCGATGCGCAGGATCGGGATGCCGGCCGAGGCGTCGGTTTCCGACAGCACCTTGGCGCCCGACTGGCCGATGCGCGTCTTGATGCGCTGGGTCATCATCTGCAGCGGATTGGTGGTCCAGCGGCTGTTGGCGTAGGTGCGCGCCTGCAGCGGGTCGGCGTAGCTCAGGCGGTAGAACATGCGTTCGTTGTCGAGCGCGCTGGAGCCGGTGACGTCGGTGACCACCACCGCGTCGAGTGCGCCGGCGGCGGCGGGCGCGGCGCCTTGTGCGGCGAGCGGCGCCGCCGGGCCGAAGTCGAACTGGGTGGCCGGCGGCGCCTTGTTCGATGCGCAGCCGGCCAGCAGCAGGGAGAACAAGGCCGGCGCCCAGAGCAGCGGCGAACGCACGGCGGCCAGGGTACGGGACGGGGTCGGCATCGGAAGATTCCTTATTTGGTCGGTGGCACGAAGCCGGGTTCGCCGGGGCCGGGCTGGTTGGCCGGCGCGCCGAACAGGATGCTCTGCGGGCGCTCGCCCAGGCCGGTCACGGTGCGGCGCACGGCGCGCAGCGAGGTCTTGGCCTCGTCGGCCATCTCGACCACGTGCGGCAGCGTGTGCAGCTCGAGGTCGGCAGTGACGCCGCCGAGCGAATCGATGGCCGCGCCGACGCGCTCGACCGGGCCGCCCGGCGCCTGCAAGCTGCTGGCCAGGCGGTCGTAGTTCTGCACGGTGGCGGTGGCGCTGTCGGCCAGGCGGTTCACCGAGTTCATGGTCTGGTCCATCTTGCCGGCCAGCGCCGGCAGGCGCGCCAGGGTCGGCTGCAGCTGGCGCGGCACTTCGCCGAAGGCTTCGGCCGCCTTGCTGACGTTGTCGATCGCGCCGGCCAGCTTCTCGGCGTTCTGCTGGCTCAGCACGGTGTTCAGGCTGTCGGTGATGCGCTCGGTCTTTTCCAGGATCGCCAGGCCGCGCGTTTCCAGCTGGTCCAGCAGGCCCGGGCGCAGCGGGATGCGCGCCACGCGGCCCGGATCGCTCTTTAGCAGCGGCGAGCCGGTGCGGTCGTCGTCGAGCTGGATGAAGGCGATGCCGGTCACGCCCTGGTAGCCGAGCGAGGAAAAGGTGGTGGTGGTGACCGGCGCGCCGTCCTCGATCGACAGCTTGATCAAGATCTGCCCGGTCACGCGCGGGTCGAACACGATGTCGTCGACGCGCCCGACCTCGAGGCCGCGGTAGCGCACCGTGGCCTGCGGATTCAGGCCGGGAATGGTCTGGGTGGTGACGATCTCGTACGGGTGCGTCTCGGTGCGGTCGCGGTTCAGCCACAGGCCGACCAGGATCGCCGCCACCAGCAGCGCCACCGTGAAAAAACCGGTCATCAGGGCATACGATCTGTTTTCCATGTCAGTCTTCCGATTCCTTGCGCGCATAGCGCTCTTCGAGCACTTCCAGCGCGCGCTGGCCGCGCGGGCCGAGGAAAAATTGTTTGATGAATGGGTGTTTCACGCGCAGCACGTCGCACGAGGGGCCGACCGCGATCACGTGCTTCTCGGCCAGCACGGCGATGCGCGAGGACAGCGCGAACAGGCTGTCGAGGTCGTGGGTCACCATCACCACCGTCAGGTGCAGTTCGCTGTGCAGCGTCTGGATCAGCTCGACGAAGGTGTCGGACAGGTCCGGGTCGAGGCCGGCGGTCGGCTCGTCCAGGAACAGCAGTTGCGGCTCCAGCGCCAGCGCGCGCGCCAGCGCGGCGCGCTTGACCATCCCGCCCGACAGGTCCGAGGGCATCTTCTTGGCGTCGCCGATGGCGAGGCCGACCATGTCCATCTTGAGCAGCACGGCGTCGCGGATCACCGGCTCCGGCAGCGCCTTCAGTTCGCGCAGCGGCAGGGCGATGTTGTCGAACACCGTCAAGGCCGAGTACAGCGCGCCTTCCTGGAACAGCATGCCCCAGTGGTTGCGCATGCGCTGCAGCTGCTCCGGGCTGGCGCCGCTGACGTCCTCGCCGAACACCTTCACCGAACCGCTGGACGGCCGCTCCAGGCCCAGCATCTGGCGCAGCAACACCGTCTTGCCGGTGCCGGAGCCGCCGACGATGGACAGGATCTCGCCGCCGTAGATGTCGAGGTTCAGGTCCTGGTGCACGACCGTCTTGCCGAAGCGCGTCCACAGGTTGCGGATCTCGACCACCGGCGGGCCGACGTCTTCCTCGGGCTTGCGGTTCAGGCGCTGCGGCGCACGCGCCGGTTTGGCGGGATCGGCGTCCGGCTGGCGCTCGGGCTGCGGCGCGGCGTTCGGCTGGTCCATCAGAATCCCACTCCCGAAAACACGATCGCGAACACGGCGTCGGCCAGGATCACCACGGTGATCGCGGTGACCACCGAGGTGGTGGTGCCGCGTCCCAGGCTTTCGGTGTTCGGCTTGATGCGCAGGCCGAAGTGGCAGGACACCAGCGCGATCAGCATGCCGAAGGCGATGCCCTTGCCCATGCCGATGGTGTAGTTCACCAGCGGCACCGCCGACGGCAGTTTCTGGAAAAAGTAGCGCGCCGTCAGGCCGAGCTCGACCTTGGCCGACGCCATGCCGCCGATCAGGGCCATGGCGTCGGTCCAGACCACCAGCAGCGGCATGGCGACGGCGAGCGCCACCACCTTCGGCATGATCAGGCGGTAGCCGTGCGAGATGCCCATCACCAGCATGGCGTCGAGTTCCTCGGTCACCCGCATCACGCCCAGCTGCGCCGTGATCGACGAGCCGGAGCGGCCCGCGACCAGGATCGCCGCCAGCAGCGGCCCGAGTTCGCGGATGATGCTCATGCCGAGGATGTTGACCAGGTAGATGTCGCCGCCGAACATGCGCAGCTGCTGCGCCGACAGGTAAGAGAGCACCACGCCGATCAGGAAGCCGACCAGCGCCGTGATGCCGAGCGCCTGGAAGCCGGAGTGATAGATGTTGGCCGAGACTTCGCGCCACGGCCCGGTGATCGGATGGCGGATGAAGCGGCCGATGTCCTGGACCACCTGGCCGATCAGGGTGATCGCGCCGCGCATGTGCTCGAAGAAGGTCAGGACGCCGCGGCCCAGCGCGATCACCCAATTCAACGGGCTGGTGCGGGTGCGCGGCAATGCGTTCTTGCCGGCCTTTTCGACGCGCGCGAACAGGTCTTCCTGGCGCGGGTCCAGCAGCAAGCGGTCCGGCCGGCGCTTGCCCCAGGCATTCCAGAACATCTGGGCGCCGATGTGATCGAGGCTGGCGATGCCGGACAGGTCCCAGGTCAGGTCGTTCCCGCGCAGCGCATCGAGGGTCTTGTTGATCGCCTTGAGCGCCCCGCGCTGGCTCAGCGCATGTACCTGCCAAACGCCGTGCGCCACCACGGATCGCTCCGTACCGGTACTGGGATGTTCGATCGTTAATGTTGGCGCATTTTCACTCGGCATTGCAGGAGTGTAAAAGAGATTCGCCATGGGTGCCACCGGCGCGCCGCCTGGCGTGCTCAGGCCGCCAGGTGGCGGGCCTGGCGCGCCGGTGCGGCGGGTGCTGCTGTCGGCGCGGCCGGCGCGCTGGCCGGCTCGCTTGCCTTGGCCGCCGGCTTGTCCGCGCGCTGGCCATTCTGCTGGCCGGCATAGTCGCTGGCCAGCAGTTCGGCTGCCGCCTGCGGCGCCATGCCGCGCAGCTGCAGCCATTCCTGCACCAGTTTCGCCAGGCGTTCCAGGGCGATGCGGTGGGTGGCGTCGGTCCTGGTGTACAGCCAGTCGGACAAGGCCATGAAGTTGGCGAATGGCGCCTCGCCCAGGATGGCCTCGACCGTGTGCGCGAAGCGGCCCGAATTCGCCACCAGGTCCCAGTAGCGCGCGAAGCGTACCAGCCGCTGCATGGTCGAGAAGTCGATGCGGTCGGTGGCCAGCACGGTGTAGGGCGGGTACGGGTCGTACACCATGCCGTAGGGTTCGGTATGGCGGATGATCGGCGTGCCGCGCAGGCGTTTCAGGATGCCGAACTGGATCTCGTGCGGGCCGAGCGCCACCAGCTGGTCGAAGCCGCGCGCGAAGCTGTCCACGTCTTCTCCCGGCAGGCCGGCGATCAGGTCGACGTGCAGGTGGGCGTGCGAGTGTTCGGTCAGCCAGCGGATGTTGGCGGCAGCCTTGACGTTGTCCTGGCGCCGGCTCACCAGGGCCTGCACCTCTGGGTTGAAACTCTGGATGCCGATCTCGAACTGCAGCGCGCCGGGCGGGAAGCGGGCGATGGTTTCCTTGAGCGCTTCCGGCAGGTGGTCGGGCACCAGTTCGAAGTGGGCATACACCGGATCGCCGGGCGCCGCCGCCAGCTTGTCCAGGAAGAACTGCATGATGCGCTGGCTGGTCTTGACGTTCAGGTTGAAGGTGCGGTCGACGAATTTGTACAGGCGGGCGCCGCGCCGGTACAGGTCTTCCATCTCGGCCAGGAAGGTGTCAAGGCCGAATGGCCAGGCGGTCTTGTCCAGCGACGACAGGCAGAACTCGCACTTGAACGGGCAGCCGCGCGAGGCTTCCACATAGATGGTGCGGTGGGCGATGTCGTCGTCGCTGTAGAGGGAATAGGGCAGGGCGATGTCCGCCATCGGCGGCTGCACGCCGGCGTGCACCTTCATCAGCGGCTTGGGACCATGCAGGATCTCGCCGCACAGCTTGGGGAAGGTGACGTCGCCCCAGCCGGTGACGACGTAGTCGGCCAGGCGCACGATCTCTTGCTGGCCGGTCTCGTACGACACCTCGGGACCGCCCAATACCACCGTCACCTGCGGCGCGACGCGCTTGAGCATGGCGACGACCCGTGCGGTTTCCTCGACGTTCCATATATAGACGCCGAAGCCGACGATGCTGGGTGCGCGCGCCAGCAAGCGTTCGACCACGTCGGTGGTCTTGGCGCCGATGACGAATTCCATCAGCGCGGTCTGCTCCTTCAATGTGCCCATGTTCGCCAGCAAATAGCGTAGTCCGAGCGACGCGTGGGCATAGCGCGCATTCAGGGTGGCGAGCAGGATGGTCATGGCGGTGCGCTGGAGGGAGGAATAAAGCGGCCATTGTACGCGGGTGCACCGGCCGAATTCGATTGCGCAGGGCTTGCGGGAATGCTGCGGCCTTGATATCATTCTTTCCCTCGTCGAAAACGACGGTTGATCGAACGGTGCAGCAGTAGTTAAAGCCGTTGTTGACCGAAACGTTTCCGCGAGACGCGAAATAAAAGAAGTTGACGATGCAAACGAAACACTGCATAATCTCGCTTCTCTGCTGCTGACGAACAAAACGATTCGCAGAATGCAGCAAGGCAGGTCCGAATACGAGTTCTTTAACAATAAACAGTCGATAAGTGTGGGCGTTTGATGAAGGTGCCGGCAGTTGCGAAAGCGCTGCCGATTACTTAAATTATCAAGTGTTCACAAAAAAGAAATACGTTGCTCAGCAATGAGCGACGGTCAGTATTTTGAGTGAGCGACCCCTTGGTAACCCAAGGGTGGCAGCAATGCCAACAAACAGAGATTGAACTGAAGAGTTTGATCCTGGCTCAGATTGAACGCTGGCGGCATGCTTTACACATGCAAGTCGAACGGCAGCGCGGGGCAACCTGGCGGCGAGTGGCGAACGGGTGAGTAATATATCGGAACGTACCCAAGAGTGGGGGATAACGTAGCGAAAGTTACGCTAATACCGCATACGATCTATGGATGAAAGCGGGGGATCGCAAGACCTCGTGCTCCTGGAGCGGCCGATATCTGATTAGCTAGTTGGTGAGGTAAAGGCTCACCAAGGCGACGATCAGTAGCTGGTCTGAGAGGACGACCAGCCACACTGGGACTGAGACACGGCCCAGACTCCTACGGGAGGCAGCAGTGGGGAATTTTGGACAATGGGCGCAAGCCTGATCCAGCAATGCCGCGTGAGTGAAGAAGGCCTTCGGGTTGTAAAGCTCTTTTGTCAGGGAAGAAACGGTTGGGGCTAATATCTCCGGCTAATGACGGTACCTGAAGAATAAGCACCGGCTAACTACGTGCCAGCAGCCGCGGTAATACGTAGGGTGCGAGCGTTAATCGGAATTACTGGGCGTAAAGCGTGCGCAGGCGGTTTTGTAAGTCTGACGTGAAATCCCCGGGCTCAACCTGGGAATTGCGTTGGAGACTGCAAGGCTGGAGTCTGGCAGAGGGGGGTAGAATTCCACGTGTAGCAGTGAAATGCGTAGAGATGTGGAGGAACACCGATGGCGAAGGCAGCCCCCTGGGTCAAGACTGACGCTCATGCACGAAAGCGTGGGGAGCAAACAGGATTAGATACCCTGGTAGTCCACGCCCTAAACGATGTCTACTAGTTGTCGGGTTTTAATTAACTTGGTAACGCAGCTAACGCGTGAAGTAGACCGCCTGGGGAGTACGGTCGCAAGATTAAAACTCAAAGGAATTGACGGGGACCCGCACAAGCGGTGGATGATGTGGATTAATTCGATGCAACGCGAAAAACCTTACCTACCCTTGACATGTCAGGAAGCTCCGAGAGATTGGAGTGTGCCCGAAAGGGAGCCTGAACACAGGTGCTGCATGGCTGTCGTCAGCTCGTGTCGTGAGATGTTGGGTTAAGTCCCGCAACGAGCGCAACCCTTGTCATTAGTTGCTACGAAAGGGCACTCTAATGAGACTGCCGGTGACAAACCGGAGGAAGGTGGGGATGACGTCAAGTCCTCATGGCCCTTATGGGTAGGGCTTCACACGTCATACAATGGTACATACAGAGGGCCGCCAACCCGCGAGGGGGAGCTAATCCCAGAAAGTGTATCGTAGTCCGGATCGCAGTCTGCAACTCGACTGCGTGAAGTTGGAATCGCTAGTAATCGCGGATCAGCATGCCGCGGTGAATACGTTCCCGGGTCTTGTACACACCGCCCGTCACACCATGGGAGCGGGTTTTACCAGAAGTAGGTAGCTTAACCGCAAGGGGGGCGCTTACCACGGTAGGATTCGTGACTGGGGTGAAGTCGTAACAAGGTAGCCGTATCGGAAGGTGCGGCTGGATCACCTCCTTTCTAGAGTAGCACCAAGAGCGAAAGCTCTGTCATCAAGCGTCCACGCTTATCGGCTGTTGAACAGTAAAGAACAGTGTTTCGGGGCTGTAGCTCAGCTGGTTAGAGCACCGTGTTGATAACGCGGGGGTCGTTGGTTCGAGTCCAACCAGCCCTACCAAGTTGTCGCCGGGTAGCACGTACCGGGGGATTAGCTCAGCTGGGAGAGCACCTGCTTTGCAAGCAGGGGGTCGTCGGTTCGATCCCGTCATCCTCCACCAAAAGTTCAAACGTAAGCGATGCGAGAGCATGCGTTTAGGTTTGGTCTTTTCGAGATCACTGTTTTTTCGTTCTTTAACAATCTGGAAGAAGTAAAGTTTTCTTTAAGCGTGTAGTTGGTCGAAAGATCAAATGCACACTTAGGGTAGTAATCTGTATGTATCAACAAACAAAGTAAGCTGAACTCTTGTAATTATGACGTTCCCTGACACTCATGCAGGGGCCAACGTTATAGGGACAAGTGAATAAGTGCACATGGTGGATGCCTTGGCGATTACAGGCGATGAAGGACGTAGTAGCTTGCGATAAGCTGCGGGGAGCTAGCAAACGAGCTTTGATCCGCAGATTTCCGAATGGGGAAACCCGGCCTTATAGGTCATCGTACACTGAATACATAGGTGTACGAAGCGAACGCGGCGAACTGAAACATCTAAGTAGCTGCAGGAAAAGAAATCAACCGAGATTCCCAAAGTAGTGGCGAGCGAAATGGGATGAGCCTTGTACGCGATAGTCGATCGGATAGTGGAACGGATTGGAAACTCCGGCCATAGCGGGTGATAGCCCCGTACATGAAATCCGAACGGTGATACTAAGCGTACGACAAGTAGGGCGGGACACGAGAAATCCTGTCTGAAGATGGGGGGACCATCCTCCAAGGCTAAATACTCGTAATCGACCGATAGTGAACCAGTACCGTGAGGGAAAGGCGAAAAGAACCCCGGGAGGGGAGTGAAATAGATCCTGAAACCGTGTGCATACAAACAGTCGGAGCCCCTTCGTGGGGTGACGGCGTACCTTTTGTATAATGGGTCAGCGACTTACATTCAGTGGCGAGGTTAACCGGATAGGGGAGCCGTAGAGAAATCGAGTCCGAACAGGGCGACAGTCGCTGGGTGTAGACCCGAAACCAGGTGATCTACCCATGGCCAGGATGAAGGTGCGGTAACACGCCCTGGAGGTCCGAACCCACTAATGTTGAAAAATTAGGGGATGAGCTGTGGGTAGGGGTGAAAGGCTAAACAAACCTGGAAATAGCTGGTTCTCTCCGAAAACTATTTAGGTAGTGCCTCAAGTATCACCATCGGGGGTAGAGCACTGTTATGGCTAGGGGGTCATTGCGACTTACCAAACCATTGCAAACTCCGAATACCGATGAGTGCGAGCTTGGGAGACAGACGTCGGGTGCTAACGTCCGGCGTCAAGAGGGAAACAACCCAGACCGCCAGCTAAGGTCCCAAAGATTGGCTAAGTGGAAAACGAAGTGGGAAGGCTAAAACAGTCAGGATGTTGGCTTAGAAGCAGCCATCATTTAAAGAAAGCGTAATAGCTCACTGATCGAGTCGTCCTGCGCGGAAGATGTAACGGGGCTAAGCCAGTCACCGAAGCTGCGGATATCCTTTATTGGATATGGTAGGAGAGCGTTCCGTAAGCCTGAGAAGGTGTCTTGTAAAGGATGCTGGAGGTATCGGAAGTGCGAATGCTGACATGAGTAGCGATAATGCGGGTGAAAAGCCCGCACGCCGTAAGCCCAAGGTTTCCTGTTCAACGTTCATCGGAGCAGGGTGAGTCGGCCCCTAAGGCGAGGCAGAGATGCGTAGCTGATGGGAAGCAGGTTAATATTCCTGCACCGTCGTATGATGCGATGGGGGGACGGATCGCGGAAGGTTGTCCAGCTGTTGGAATAGCTGGTTTCTGGTTCATAGAAGGCGCTTAGGCAAATCCGGGCGCAGGATTCAAGGGACTGGGACGTGTAGCCATGTGCTACGAAGCAATCGGAAGTGGTTCCAAGAAAAGCCTCTAAGCTTCAGTCATACGAGACCGTACCGCAAACCGACACAGGTGGGCGAGATGAGTATTCTAAGGCGCTTGAGAGAACTCGGGAGAAGGAACTCGGCAAATTGGTACCGTAACTTCGGGAAAAGGTACGCCCCGGTAACTTGACTGCTTTGCTGCAGAAGGGTGAAAGGGTTGCAATAAACTGGTGGCTGCGACTGTTTAATAAAAACACAGCACTCTGCAAACACGAAAGTGGACGTATAGGGTGTGACGCCTGCCCGGTGCTGGAAGATTAAATGATGGGGTGCAAGCTCTTGATTGAAGTCCCAGTAAACGGCGGCCGTAACTATAACGGTCCTAAGGTAGCGAAATTCCTTGTCGGGTAAGTTCCGACCTGCACGAATGGCGTAACGATGGCCACACTGTCTCCTCCCGAGACTCAGCGAAGTTGAAATGTTTGTGATGATGCAATCTACCCGCGGCTAGACGGAAAGACCCCATGAACCTTTACTGTAGCTTTGCATTGGACTTTGAACCAATCTGTGTAGGATAGGTGGGAGGCTTTGAAGCGGGGACGCCAGTTCTCGTGGAGCCATCCTTGAAATACCACCCTGGTTTGTTTGAGGTTCTAACCTTGGCCCGTGATCCGGGTCGGGGACAGTGCATGGTAGGCAGTTTGACTGGGGCGGTCTCCTCCTAAAGTGTAACGGAGGAGTTCGAAGGTACGCTAGGTACGGTCGGACATCGTGCTAATAGTGCAATGGCATAAGCGTGCTTAACTGCGAGACCGACAAGTCGAGCAGGTACGAAAGTAGGACATAGTGATCCGGTGGTTCTGTATGGAAGGGCCATCGCTCAACGGATAAAAGGTACTCTGGGGATAACAGGCTGATTCCTCCCAAGAGTTCATATCGACGGGGGAGTTTGGCACCTCGATGTCGGCTCATCACATCCTGGGGCTGTAGCCGGTCCCAAGGGTATGGCTGTTCGCCATTTAAAGTGGTACGTGAGCTGGGTTTAAAACGTCGTGAGACAGTTTGGTCCCTATCTGCCGTGGGCGTTGGAAATTTGAAGGGGGCTGCTCCTAGTACGAGAGGACCGGAGTGGACGAACCTCTGGTGTACCGGTTGTCACGCCAGTGGCATTGCCGGGTAGCTAAGTTCGGAAGAGATAACCGCTGAAAGCATCTAAGCGGGAAACTCGCCTTGAGATGAGATTTCCCGGAGCCTTGAGCTCCTTGAAGGGTCGTTCGAGACCAGGACGTTGATAGGCTGGGTGTGGAAGTGCAGTAATGCATTAAGCTAACCAGTACTAATTGCCCGTACGGCTTGTCCCTATAACCTTGGCAGTCATGCCAAAGACGAGGGTTCGGCTGTTTGTTGATACAGGCAACACCACAGATTACAGAAAATACTTCTTCCAGATTCAGGGTGGCGTCGCGCACAGCACGACGCACCCGTACAAGTCATGCCTGATGACCATAGCAAGTCGGTACCACCCCTTCCCATCCCGAACAGGACCGTGAAACGACTTTGCGCCGATGATAGTGCTGCAACCAGTGTGAAAGTAGGTTATCGTCAGGCTAGTTATAAGCAAAGCCCCGCTCAGTGAACTGAGCGGGGCTTTTTGCTTTGTATTTTTGTTTCGGCACCGAACAGCGTTGTCCCCGCGCAGGCGGAGATCCATATTGAGCAACAGAATCCGGTAACTCAAGAGTTGCCCCAATGGTTCCAAGATAATAAATTGGACATTCAGCATGGGTCCCCGCCTGCGCGGGGACGACGATACTGACGCTGTTTCTTGATTACGAATCAAACGACCAGCTTGTCCGGCGTAATCGGCAAATCCCGGATCCGCTTGCCCGTCGCGTGATAGATCGCATTCGCGACCGCTGCCGCCACCCCGGTGATCCCGATCTCGCCCACGCCCTTGGTACCGAGCTCGTTGATGTGCGGGTCATGCTCGTCCACCACCGTGATGTCGATGTCGCCGATATCGGCATTCACCGGCACGTGGTAATCGGCCAGGTTGGCATTCACCGCGCGCCCGAAACGCCAATCCATTTCCGTCTTTTCCATCAGGCCCATGCCGAGTCCCCAGACGATCCCGCCCATCAGCTGGCTGTGCGTGGTTTTGCTGTTCAATACGCGGCCCACGCCGTATGCGCCGACCACGCGCGGCACCCGCACCGTGCCGAGGTCCGGGTCCACGTGCACTTCGACGAACACCGCGCCGAAAGCCTGCATCGCGTAGCGCTTCTTTTCGTCACCCTGGTCGGCGCTGGCTTCGGCGCCGATCGGCTTGCCGCCGTTGCGCGCCACTACCGCGCCCATGGCCTCGCGCCGTTGTGGATCGGCCTTGGCGCGCAGCCAGCCGTCGACCGCTTCGATATCGGCTGGAGTCAAGCCGTGCAGCGGCGAGGCGCTGTCGCCCAGCGCCGTCGCGATCAGCTTGTCGCGCGCCGCGGTCGCCGCCTGGTACACGGCCGGGCCGACGCTGGCCACCGTCTGCGAGCCGCCCGATACCGGCGCTTCCGGAAAGCGCGTGTCGCCCAGCTCGAAGCGGATGGTCGATACCGGCATGCCCAGCGCGTCGGCCGCCACCTGCGTCATTACCGTATAGGTGCCGGTACCCAGGTCGTGGGTACCGCTGCGCACCAGCGCCGTGCCGTCCGCATTGATCAATGCCGAGGCTTTGGCGCCCTTGCGGTTGGCCGGGTAGGCGCAGGTCGCCATGCCCCAGCCGACCAGCGTGCGTCCCTTGCGCATCGATCCCGGCGCCGCTGTGCGGCGCGCCCAGCCGAAGCGCTCGGCGCCGACCCGGTAGCACTCGCGCAGCGACTTGCTCGACCACGGAATGTCCTTCTCCGGATCCTTCTCGGCATAGTTCAACAGGCGCAGCCGCACTGGATCCATGTCGAGGGCGTAGGCCAGTTCGTCCATCGCCGATTCCAGCGCGAAGCTGCCGCTCGATTCGCCCGGCGCGCGCATGTAGGTCGGTACGCCGACGTTCAGCGTCGCCAGGCGCTGCGAAGTCTGCAGGCTGTCGCTGGCATAGGCTTTACGGGTGACAGCAGTGCAGGGCTCGACGAAGTCGTCCACGAACGAGGTGCTGGAGATGGTGTCGTGCATGACGGCCAGCAGCTTGCCGTCACGGCTGGCGCCCAGGCGCAAGTGCTGCTCAGTCAGCGGACGGGCGCCGACCGGCCCGTACATCTGCGTGCGCTCGAGCGCCAGTTTCACCGGCACGCCGGCGACGCGCGAGGCCATCGCCGCCAGCATCACATGCGACCAGGTCGTGCCCTTGCTGCCGAAGCCGCCGCCCACGAACGGACACACGACGCGGATTCTTTCGACGTCGATACCGAAGGTCTGGGCCGCCACCTTGCGCACGCCGCTGACGTTCTGGGTCGAGTCGTACAGCGTCAATCCCTCCGCTTGCCAATCCGCGATGGTCGCGTGCGGCTCGAGCGGATTGTGGTTTTCCATCGGCGTGGTGAAGGTGACGTCGATGCGCGAGGCCGCGCTTTCCAGGCCGCGCACCGCGTTGCCGCGCCCGGTCTCGGGCGGCCGGTCGGGTTGCGGCTCGGGGCGGCGCGGACGCAGCTTGGCCTGCTGGAAATCCAGCTGCGCCGGTTCGGCGGCATAGCGCACCTGCAGGCTGCGCGCTGCGGCGCGCGCATGCTCGAAGGTGTCCGCCACCACCACCGCGATCGGCTGCGCGTTGTACTGGACGCGGTCGTCCTGCAGCAGCGACAACTTCGGGTTCGGCGGCTGCTTCTTCTGGTCCGGCTTCGACTGCTCGCCGCCGCCGGTCTTGCCTTCGCCTCCTTCCTTGGGCTTGGGCAGGCGCGGCGCATTCTCGTGCGTCAGCACCAGTATCACGCCCGGCATGCGTTTCACCATCGCGCTGTCGATCGCCGTGATGCGTCCCTTCGGCACCGTCGACAGCACCATCACGCCGTGCGCCAGGCGCGGCAGCTTGTGCTCGGCCGAATAG
The genomic region above belongs to Massilia forsythiae and contains:
- a CDS encoding xanthine dehydrogenase family protein molybdopterin-binding subunit — translated: MSVIGQGIDRLDGRLKVTGQATYSAEHKLPRLAHGVMVLSTVPKGRITAIDSAMVKRMPGVILVLTHENAPRLPKPKEGGEGKTGGGEQSKPDQKKQPPNPKLSLLQDDRVQYNAQPIAVVVADTFEHARAAARSLQVRYAAEPAQLDFQQAKLRPRRPEPQPDRPPETGRGNAVRGLESAASRIDVTFTTPMENHNPLEPHATIADWQAEGLTLYDSTQNVSGVRKVAAQTFGIDVERIRVVCPFVGGGFGSKGTTWSHVMLAAMASRVAGVPVKLALERTQMYGPVGARPLTEQHLRLGASRDGKLLAVMHDTISSTSFVDDFVEPCTAVTRKAYASDSLQTSQRLATLNVGVPTYMRAPGESSGSFALESAMDELAYALDMDPVRLRLLNYAEKDPEKDIPWSSKSLRECYRVGAERFGWARRTAAPGSMRKGRTLVGWGMATCAYPANRKGAKASALINADGTALVRSGTHDLGTGTYTVMTQVAADALGMPVSTIRFELGDTRFPEAPVSGGSQTVASVGPAVYQAATAARDKLIATALGDSASPLHGLTPADIEAVDGWLRAKADPQRREAMGAVVARNGGKPIGAEASADQGDEKKRYAMQAFGAVFVEVHVDPDLGTVRVPRVVGAYGVGRVLNSKTTHSQLMGGIVWGLGMGLMEKTEMDWRFGRAVNANLADYHVPVNADIGDIDITVVDEHDPHINELGTKGVGEIGITGVAAAVANAIYHATGKRIRDLPITPDKLVV